The Flavobacterium sp. 20NA77.7 genome includes the window TCAACTTCTACCACAAAATAAACAGTCTGGGATGTTTGATATACCTCAAAAAGGCTGTCTAGTATTGGATCTGCATAAGCTGTCCCTTCTTTTGGAGCATCTAATTCATGAAAAACATTCCTAATTACCTTCGCTATAAAAGGATTATCTGAAAGTCGTATTTTTCTAATTTGGTAATTCATAGTATAAATAAAGTGTAAAAATACTAAATTTGCTCTATGAATACCCATGAATTTTACATGAATCGTTGCCTACAATTGGCTAAAAATGGATTAGGAACAACCTATCCCAATCCTCTTGTAGGTAGTGTTATTGTGCATGAGGGTAAAATAATTGGTGAAGGATGGCACAGAAAATCAGGCGAACCTCATGCAGAAGTTGTTGCTATTCAATCTGTTAAAGACAAAACACTTTTGAAAGAAGCAACCCTATATGTCAATTTAGAACCTTGTAGCCACTTTGGCAAAACACCTCCTTGTTGTGATTTAATTTTACAACATGACATTCCAAATGTAGTCATTGGCACGATAGATTCGCACTCAAAAGTAGCTGGAAAAGGGATTCACAAACTAAAACAGCAAGGAAAAAATGTGATAGTAGGTGTTTTAGAAGACACATGTTTAGCACTCAACAAGCGCTTTTTTACCTATCATACTAAAAATAGGCCTTATATTATATTAAAATGGGCAGAAACAAAAGATGGATTTATAGCTCCCATAATGCCAGAACTTACTGAACACAATCAATTACAACCCATTTGGATTACGAATGTCTTTTCACGGCAACTTGTACACAAATGGCGTAGTGAAGAAGAGGCAATTTTAGTAGGCACAAAGACTGTACTTACAGACAATCCTCATTTAAATACTAGAGATTGGGCAGGTAAAAATCCGATTCGACTTGTATTTGATAAATCGGGTAAAATAAATCCAAATTTTAATGTTAAAGACAATAAACATACTACAATAATTTTTACAGAACAAGAAAATTATAAAAATTCAGATCATACTAATTATGAAAATGTTATATTTGATAAAAATCTCATTTTCAATATTTTAAAAATTGCATTTGAGAAAAACATATCCTCTATATTGGTAGAAGGTGGTCGTGAAACACTACAATCTTTTATAGATATAGATTTATGGGATGAAATTCGAATGTTTACAGGTAATGAAAAATTTGGTAGCGGGATAAAAGCACCTGTGTTTAATGGAAAACCAATATTTGAACAAACCCTAAACGGAGATCAACTTAAAATTTTCTGTAATTATGATTGATGCAATTATTTTTGATTTTGGTAATGTGTTTATCAATTTAGACGCAAATGCTCCATTAGAAGCCTTAAAAAAATTAGGTGTAACGGATTGGAATGAAGAACTTGATTACTTGAATAAGTCTTACGAAACGGGCAAAATTGATGAATTAACATTTATGCAAGGTATTCAAAAACAATTACCTCAAGCAGAATTAGTAGAAATTAGAGAAGCATGGAACAGTATTCTACTAGATTTTCCCTTATACCGGTTAGAATTTTTACAAATGCTAACGTCAAAATATAAATTATATTTATTAAGCAATACAGACGCTACTCATATTGAAAAGTTTGAACACAAAGTCGGACAATCTTTTGCAAGAGAATTTTATAGTTGTTTTGAAAAAGTTTATTTTTCATTTGAATTTGGTTTTAGAAAGCCAGAGGCTAAAGCCTTTCAATTTGTACTAAACAATCATAACCTAACACCTAAAAAAACATTATTTATTGACGACAAACTTGAAAATATCAAAGCTGCTGAAGAACTTGGCATACAAACTTGGCATCTTCAAGTAGGTCAAGAAGATGTTGTTGATTTATTCCAAAAAAACATTCTATAAGACGATTAATAAAAACTAAAGCCTTGAATTCTATTAATATAAAAGACACCTACAAAACAATAGCAGCATCTGTTTCTGAAATTTTATTTAAAGAAAAAAATAGTAAATTCATTGGATATGCTTTTCCTATACACCATGAAGAAGAGGTAAAAACATACATTGAAACTTTAAAAAAAGAACATTTTTCTGCAAGACATTGGTGCTATGCGTATCAAATTGGAACAGAACAACTAAAATTTAGAGCCAATGATGACGGGGAACCTAATAACAGTGCCGGCATGCCTATTTATGGCCAAATTCAATCCTTTGAAGTTACAAACACATTAGTTGTAGTTGTGCGCTACTTTGGAGGTGTAAAATTGGGTGTAGGAGGTTTAATTTCTGCTTACAAAACATGTGCGCAACTTACCTTAGCCGCTGCCGAAATTGTAGAAAAAACAATTGATCAGCATTTTATTCTTACTTTTGACTATAAAAACATGAATAAAGTTATGCGCATTATTAAAGAAAAGAATCTTACTATTGTTAATCAAAAAATGGAATTAAACTGTCAAATTGAAATTGCAACACGAAAAAAATATGCAGAAGAAATTTTTGATTTACTTACAAACACATTTGAAATCAAAATAGACCGTTTATAAATTCTTTAATTTATCTGTAACATAATGAGGGGGCAATGTGGGTTTGCCAGTTTTTTTATCCACAAAAACCAACATTGAATATCCTGTAGTTAACAAAACACCTGCTTCATTATAAATTTCATAATCAAACTCAATTTTTACTGAGGTTTGACATTTAAAAATAGTTTTCACTGTTAATAAGTCGTCATAATAGGCGGGTTTTTTATAATTCATTTGCAAGGAGACAACAGGTAACATGACACCATTTTCTTCCATCCATTTATAAGAAACACCAAGACTTCTTAACCACTCTACCCTTCCCATTTCAAAATATTGTGCATAATTACCATGATACACGACTCCCATTTGATCTGTTTCAGCATATCTAACTCTAACTTGAAATTGATAATCTTTCATCTACGAATTACTTTTTTTTAATTTTATTAATGATTTGACAAACAACTATTTAAAAAATTGAATATTCAATAATGTATTTGTGTTAACAAATTTTAACAGCTAAATGAATACAACTTTTTTTTTTAAAAATCAAGTGCTATTTAATTTTTTTTTACAAAAAATTGTTCACATATTTGCACTCCAACTCGGAAACAAAGGTTAAAGATTTTTTAGCTACGTTTTCACCCCCTAGAATTCAGAATTACAAACTATAAAAAAATTATTAACATTATGAATAAAGCGACCGCTGTATGGAATAATTGCCTCTCATTTATTAAAGACAATATTCAAGATCAAGCTTACAAAACTTGGTTTGAACCTATTGTAGCAATTAACCTTACCGAGGACAATGCTTTACACATTCAAGTGCCTAGTAAATTTTTTTACGAATGGTTGGAAGAACATTATGTGACCATTTTAAAAACAGCATTAACTAAAGAACTTGGAAACCAGGCAAAGTTAGTGTACAAAATTAGAATGGAAAACACTTATGGCAATAAACTTCCATTTACCGAGCAAATTCCTAGTACACATCGCTCTTCAGTTAAGACACAAGAAATAGATGTGCCTATTAGCAATAAAAATCCTGAATTAAAAAATCCTTTTATCATTCCTGGAATTAGAAATGTAAAAATTGAGTCGCAATTAAATGCTAATTACAGTTTTGATAATTTTTTAGAAGGAGACTCTAACCGATTAGCAAGAAGTGCAGGCATGGCCGTTGCTAACAAACCAGGTGGAACATCATTTAATCCTTTATTGATTTTTGGCGGTGTAGGTCTTGGAAAAACCCATTTAGCGCATGCTATTGGTGTTGAAATTAAAGATAAATATCCTGAAAAAACAGTGTTATATATTTCTGCCGAAATATTTACACAACAATATATTGAAGCTGTTAAAAAGAATACTCGAAATGATTTTATTCATTTCTATCATTTGATAGATGTATTAATTATTGACGATGTACAATTTTTATCAGGTAAAGCAGGTACGCAAGACGTGTTTTTCCACATATTCAACCATTTACACCAAAATGGCAAACAAGTAATTCTTACCTCTGATAAAGCGCCAGTTGATATGCAAGACATTGAACAACGTTTATTGTCTCGATTTAAATGGGGATTATCTGCAGAATTACACCAGCCAGATTATGAAACACGTATTTCTATCTTAAAAAATATTTTATATAGAGATGGTGTCGAAATGCCTGATGAAATTGTAGAATATGTTGCTAAACACATTAAAACAAACGTTAGAGAATTAGAAGGTGCTATAATATCACTTATTGCACAATCTTCATTCAATAAACGTGAAGTTACTTTAGAATTAGCAAAACAAGTTGTAGAGAAATTTGTTAAGAATATCAAACGTGAAATTTCTATTGATTACATTCAAAAAGTTGTTTCCGATTATTTCCAAATAGACACAGAAACGTTAAAATCAAAAACGAGAAAACGTCATATTGTTCAAGCTAGACAATTAGCCATGTTTTTTGCAAAAAAATTCACAAAATCTTCATTAGCTAATATCGGCAACGTAATTGGAGATAGAGATCATGCTACTGTACTTCACGCTTGTAAAACAGTAGACAACCTTGTCGCTACTGACAAACAATTTAGAAAATTCGTAGAAGACATTAACAAGAAGTTAAGCGCTTAAACGTATGCCAAAAAAGGTTTTAATGGTTTGTTTAGGTAATATTTGCCGATCTCCTTTAGCCGAAGGCATTTTACAGTCTAAAATTTCTAAGGATTTATGTATCGTAGATAGTGCTGGTACAGCAAATTACCACGTTGGTGAAGCTCCAGACTACCGTTCTATAGCTGCAGCAAAAAACATGGTGTCTTTATCCACAACCAAAAATGTCGTCAATTACACCCTAATGACTTCGAAATTTTTGATTACATCTATGTAATGGACAAAAGCAATTATGCTAACGTATTAAAGTTAGCTCCAAATGAAGTTGCTAAACAAAAAGTACATTTAATTTTAAACGAACTTTATCCGAATCAAAATTTAGAAGTTCCCGATCCTTACTATGGAGATATAAAAGGTTTTGAAAACGTGTATCAATTACTTGATGAGGCTTGCACAAAAGTTGCAGAAAAACTGAAATGAATTAAAAATTCATCACTTTTTTACTAATTTTACACCCTAAAACAACAAAATTATGTCTGCCACATCTTATGGAAAATTATACCTAATTCCTTGTACCTTATCTAACCCAGGCGAACTTACAGTAGACCCAAACGATGTACTGCCACAA containing:
- the ribD gene encoding bifunctional diaminohydroxyphosphoribosylaminopyrimidine deaminase/5-amino-6-(5-phosphoribosylamino)uracil reductase RibD, whose amino-acid sequence is MNTHEFYMNRCLQLAKNGLGTTYPNPLVGSVIVHEGKIIGEGWHRKSGEPHAEVVAIQSVKDKTLLKEATLYVNLEPCSHFGKTPPCCDLILQHDIPNVVIGTIDSHSKVAGKGIHKLKQQGKNVIVGVLEDTCLALNKRFFTYHTKNRPYIILKWAETKDGFIAPIMPELTEHNQLQPIWITNVFSRQLVHKWRSEEEAILVGTKTVLTDNPHLNTRDWAGKNPIRLVFDKSGKINPNFNVKDNKHTTIIFTEQENYKNSDHTNYENVIFDKNLIFNILKIAFEKNISSILVEGGRETLQSFIDIDLWDEIRMFTGNEKFGSGIKAPVFNGKPIFEQTLNGDQLKIFCNYD
- a CDS encoding HAD family hydrolase, whose amino-acid sequence is MIDAIIFDFGNVFINLDANAPLEALKKLGVTDWNEELDYLNKSYETGKIDELTFMQGIQKQLPQAELVEIREAWNSILLDFPLYRLEFLQMLTSKYKLYLLSNTDATHIEKFEHKVGQSFAREFYSCFEKVYFSFEFGFRKPEAKAFQFVLNNHNLTPKKTLFIDDKLENIKAAEELGIQTWHLQVGQEDVVDLFQKNIL
- a CDS encoding IMPACT family protein, giving the protein MNIKDTYKTIAASVSEILFKEKNSKFIGYAFPIHHEEEVKTYIETLKKEHFSARHWCYAYQIGTEQLKFRANDDGEPNNSAGMPIYGQIQSFEVTNTLVVVVRYFGGVKLGVGGLISAYKTCAQLTLAAAEIVEKTIDQHFILTFDYKNMNKVMRIIKEKNLTIVNQKMELNCQIEIATRKKYAEEIFDLLTNTFEIKIDRL
- a CDS encoding acyl-CoA thioesterase, with the translated sequence MKDYQFQVRVRYAETDQMGVVYHGNYAQYFEMGRVEWLRSLGVSYKWMEENGVMLPVVSLQMNYKKPAYYDDLLTVKTIFKCQTSVKIEFDYEIYNEAGVLLTTGYSMLVFVDKKTGKPTLPPHYVTDKLKNL
- the dnaA gene encoding chromosomal replication initiator protein DnaA encodes the protein MNKATAVWNNCLSFIKDNIQDQAYKTWFEPIVAINLTEDNALHIQVPSKFFYEWLEEHYVTILKTALTKELGNQAKLVYKIRMENTYGNKLPFTEQIPSTHRSSVKTQEIDVPISNKNPELKNPFIIPGIRNVKIESQLNANYSFDNFLEGDSNRLARSAGMAVANKPGGTSFNPLLIFGGVGLGKTHLAHAIGVEIKDKYPEKTVLYISAEIFTQQYIEAVKKNTRNDFIHFYHLIDVLIIDDVQFLSGKAGTQDVFFHIFNHLHQNGKQVILTSDKAPVDMQDIEQRLLSRFKWGLSAELHQPDYETRISILKNILYRDGVEMPDEIVEYVAKHIKTNVRELEGAIISLIAQSSFNKREVTLELAKQVVEKFVKNIKREISIDYIQKVVSDYFQIDTETLKSKTRKRHIVQARQLAMFFAKKFTKSSLANIGNVIGDRDHATVLHACKTVDNLVATDKQFRKFVEDINKKLSA